From Pelmatolapia mariae isolate MD_Pm_ZW linkage group LG1, Pm_UMD_F_2, whole genome shotgun sequence, one genomic window encodes:
- the nfat5b gene encoding nuclear factor of activated T-cells 5 isoform X6, protein MPSDFISLFSGDLDLNSPRSLYSKDASSLTMEGPRSAFSTSSSSTMHSSNLTNDQKPVKASNVDPDDTRSTKVVPEAAGAERGNGNGRGSGELAGGKGVTTQEGPLHHPLTPSKRRTVLNISPPPEDLFDDSRMSCQDDGTQDTEQSNSIWMDESLSNFSVTSTLSYNDNTEVPRKSRKRTPRQRPGPKTAPPGEGSMDVFDADSAKGPHFVLSQLGPDSKGGHKGSSDEPQTTIQKGGTLSMQFPQKSEGKELKILVQPETQHRARYLTEGSRGSVKDRTQQGFPTVKLEGVNEPVVLQVFVGTDAGRVKPHGFYQACRVTGRNTIACKEIDIEGTTVIEVSLDPSSNMALAVDCVGILKLRNADVEARIGVAGSKKKSTRARLVFRVNIPRPDGSVLTLQTPSSPILCTQPAGVPEILKKSLHSCSVRGGEEVFIIGKNFLKDTKVIFHENASDEKSWKAEAEIDMELFHQNHLIVKVPPYQNQAITSKVCVGIYVVTNAGRSHDVQPFTYTPDPATIDVPVKKELPSPVKTCSFDEQIKVKREDVTPMEVTSNLQSSGVFKTGDLCPAQQNSDMTAGHLNKNRVFSSNLSQPAGDPDKGQSPVFTSTEPLSTIQKQDIVAGSSFSVPADSLLQQGSQQFLLETRDGLRQERPGVSSGAVGRLCGEPASQPQQLPLFPPDEVAQLEEAVRQLKAKGYCNLSLQSDNPITKQQQQHIQHQQQIQKQQIQQQQQQQQVMENLQQQLFQSQMQMHCAMFQDASQAKNGELQVSSPGVVTNQGSLFQPDQQQQQQQQQQQQQQQQQQQQQAALFQQANDLLSIQTNFLQQTPSHSSPPMFHNPSTLAETQDPQGALFQKASQEQVQAALFQSTMTVLQSPEQQASSPGLFLAQTSMSNQLSNNSSQQQQQQQQQQQQQQLAFLSALQSSSPEPQSVFQTQISPIQQRSPMEQEQPSQPQHHTQPAQQASLFQSISPHSSTNSLSPGQQQQQQQAGLLFCSNTLSTPDQGSSILFSNQGQMPPLTNNSLVSQEPQNTPLPFSQANMVTVTQQDRPEPMTLGNPAEPPQQAMFQEQQPMQLGNSSNREEQPVGLFMPQSTMASLQGGLAAQELAQSAVFASQNGVSNLQTTTSSPVQQPGSLFQTAVSGSVNQSSQPQQAGLFLFGIQNECGQLMETPGNTLSDQIIAISQSGQNQRESEAHIQSLLSQSLSQSGTVPNTMSASQNMEKIDDLLVSLQEPGSNITRSY, encoded by the exons ATGCCTCTTCTCTGACCATGGAAGGCCCTCGCAGTGCTTTTTCCACCTCTTCCAGCTCCACCATGCATTCCAGTAATCTAACCAATGACCAGAAACCAGTTAAAGCCAGTAATGTTGATCCAGACGACACCAGGAGTACCAAAGTGGTACCAGAGGCTGCTGGAGCAGAACGTGGAAATGGTAACGGCAGGGGCAGCGGCGAGCTAGCAGGAGGAAAAGGTGTAACAACCCAGGAAGGCCCACTGCATCACCCACTGACTCCATCAAAGCGTCGCACCGTACTGAACATCTCGCCACCTCCAGAAGATTTGTTTGATGACAGCCGAATGTCCTGCCAAGATGATGGGACCCAGGATACAGAGCAAAGTAACAGcatctggatggatgaatcTCTGTCCAACTTCAGTGTGACGAGCACGTTGTCTTACAATGACAACACAGAGGTGCCACGGAAGTCCCGCAAACGTACCCCTCGTCAAAGGCCTGGCCCTAAGACGGCGCCGCCAGGGGAGGGCAGCATGGATGTGTTTGATGCAGACAGTGCCAAAGGCCCCCACTTTGTCCTGTCGCAGCTAGGCCCTGACAGCAAGGGAGGACATAAAGGAAG TTCTGATGAACCTCAGACTACTATTCAGAAAGGAGGAACTCTCTCGATGCAGTTCCCACAAAAGAGTGAGGGGAAAGAGTTGAAGATCCTTGTCCAGCCTGAGACCCAGCACCGAGCCCGCTATCTGACTGAAGGCAGCAGAGGATCAGTGAAGGACCGCACTCAGCAGGGCTTCCCTACTGTAAAG TTGGAGGGAGTGAACGAGCCagtggttttgcaggtgttcGTTGGCACCGATGCCGGCCGCGTGAAGCCTCATGGGTTTTACCAAGCCTGCAGGGTTACTGGTCGCAACACCATAGCCTGCAAGGAGATTGATATTGAAGGCACAACTGTTATCGAAGTGTCCCTGGATCCAAGCTCCAACATGGCCCTAGC GGTGGACTGTGTTGGGATCCTGAAGCTTCGCAACGCTGATGTAGAGGCTCGCATTGGGGTGGCCGGATCAAAGAAGAAGAGCACACGCGCTCGGCTCGTGTTTCGGGTCAACATCCCCCGTCCAGATGGTTCAGTGCTTACACTACAGACTCCCTCATCTCCAATCCTGTGTA CCCAGCCAGCAGGAGTGCCTGAAATACTGAAAAAGTCACTGCACAGCTGTTCAGTGAGGGGTGGAGAGGAGGTCTTCATCATTGGAAAAAACTTTCTTAAAGACACCAAAGTCATATTTCACGAGAATGCCTCTG atGAGAAGTCATGGAAGGCAGAGGCTGAAATTGACATGGAGCTTTTTCACCag AATCACCTGATAGTAAAGGTTCCTCCCTACCAGAACCAAGCCATCACATCTAAAGTGTGTGTAGGAATCTACGTGGTGACGAATGCTGGGAGATCCCATGACGTTCAGCCATTTACTTACACTCCAGATCCAG CAACAATCGATGTTCCTGTGAAGAAAGAGTTGCCTTCTCCAGTGAAGACGTGTTCTTTTGATGAGCAAATTAaag TAAAGAGAGAAGATGTCACTCCAATGGAGGTGACAAGCAACCTTCAGTCTTCAGGAGTATTTAAG ACTGGTGATCTGTGCCCAGCCCAGCAGAACTCTGATATGACGGCAGGACatctaaataaaaacagagtatTCTCCAGCAACCTGTCTCAGCCTGCAGGTGATCCTGACAAAGGCCAGTCGCCTGTTTttaccagcactgagcccttaAGCACCATCCAGAAGCAGGACATTGTTGCGGGCAGCTCGTTCTCTGTGCCTGCAGACTCTCTGCTTCAGCAAGGATCACAGCAGTTCCTTTTGGAGACCAGAGATGGCCTCAGGCAGGAGAGGCCAGGTGTCAGTTCTGGAGCTGTGGGAAGGTTGTGTGGGGAACCTGCATCTCAACCGCAGCAGCTGCCACTCTTTCCTCCAGATGAAGTAGCCCAGCTGGAAGAAGCAGTGAGACAACTAAAAGCCAAAGGATACTGTAACTTATCACTTCAATCTGACAACCCTATaaccaaacagcagcagcaacacatcCAGCATCAGCAACAGATCCAAAAACAGCAaattcagcagcagcaacagcagcagcaggttatGGAgaatctgcagcagcagctgtttcaatCACAGATGCAGATGCACTGTGCCATGTTTCAGGATGCATCCCAGGCCAAAAATGGAGAGCTTCAGGTCTCATCACCAGGTGTGGTGACTAACCAGGGATCACTTTTCCAGCCGGAccagcaacagcaacaacaacagcaacaacaacagcaacaacagcagcagcagcagcaacagcaagcAGCTCTTTTTCAGCAGGCAAATGATCTTCTTTCTATCCAGACAAACTTCCTCCAGCAGACCCCATCTCACTCTTCACCCCCGATGTTTCACAATCCCAGCACTCTGGCAGAAACGCAGGATCCACAGGGGGCGCTGTTTCAAAAAGCCTCCCAGGAACAGGTCCAGGCTGCACTCTTCCAAAGCACCATGACAGTGCTACAGTCTCCAGAGCAGCAAGCCTCATCCCCTGGACTCTTCCTCGCCCAGACCTCTATGTCCAATCAGCTTTCAAACAACAGTtcccagcaacagcagcagcaacaacagcagcaacagcagcagcagctggccTTCCTTAGCGCTTTACAATCTTCTTCCCCTGAACCACAGTCAGTATTTCAGACCCAGATCTCCCCCATCCAGCAGAGAAGCCCCATGGAGCAGGAGCAACCATCTCAGCCTCAACACCACACACAGCCAGCCCAGCAGGCCAGCCTGTTTCAGAGCATCTCTCCACATTCATCTACAAATTCACTTTCTCcaggccagcagcagcagcaacagcaggctGGCTTGCTGTTTTGCAGCAACACCCTTTCCACACCAGACCAGGGCTCTAGCATCCTTTTCAGCAACCAAGGCCAAATGCCTCCTTTGACCAACAACAGTCTAGTTTCTCAAGAGCCCCAAAACACCCCTCTGCCCTTTTCTCAAGCCAACATGGTGACGGTAACCCAGCAAGATCGCCCAGAACCCATGACCTTAGGGAACCCTGCTGAACCACCACAGCAAGCCATGTTTCAGGAGCAACAACCTATGCAGCTGGGGAACAGCAGCAACAGAGAGGAGCAGCCTGTGGGTCTCTTCATGCCTCAGTCCACTATGGCCTCTCTGCAGGGGGGTCTGGCCGCTCAGGAGCTTGCACAGTCAGCCGTGTTTGCCTCACAGAATGGCGTGTCAAACCTCCAGACAACTACGTCCTCCCCTGTTCAACAGCCAGGATCTCTgtttcaaacagctgtgagtGGGAGCGTCAATCAATCCAGCCAGCCTCAACAAGCTGGCCTCTTCCTTTTCGGTATCCAGAACG AATGTGGCCAGTTGATGGAAACTCCTGGAAACACGCTGTCAGATCAGATAATAGCAATCAGCCAGTCTGGTCAGAACCAGAGAGAGAGTGAAGCGCACATCCAGTCCCTGCTCAGCCAGTCCCTCTCTCAGTCTGGCACTGTGCCGAACACCATGTCTGCCTCTCAGAACATGGAGAAGATTGACGATCTGCTGGTCAGCCTGCAGGAGCCGGGCAGCAACATAACTCGTTCCTACTAA
- the nfat5b gene encoding nuclear factor of activated T-cells 5 isoform X1 produces MPSDFISLFSGDLDLNSPRSLYSKESVYDLLPRELQLPSSTQQSPKVMSQKSGGEAGPLPSASLASDASSLTMEGPRSAFSTSSSSTMHSSNLTNDQKPVKASNVDPDDTRSTKVVPEAAGAERGNGNGRGSGELAGGKGVTTQEGPLHHPLTPSKRRTVLNISPPPEDLFDDSRMSCQDDGTQDTEQSNSIWMDESLSNFSVTSTLSYNDNTEVPRKSRKRTPRQRPGPKTAPPGEGSMDVFDADSAKGPHFVLSQLGPDSKGGHKGSSDEPQTTIQKGGTLSMQFPQKSEGKELKILVQPETQHRARYLTEGSRGSVKDRTQQGFPTVKLEGVNEPVVLQVFVGTDAGRVKPHGFYQACRVTGRNTIACKEIDIEGTTVIEVSLDPSSNMALAVDCVGILKLRNADVEARIGVAGSKKKSTRARLVFRVNIPRPDGSVLTLQTPSSPILCTQPAGVPEILKKSLHSCSVRGGEEVFIIGKNFLKDTKVIFHENASDEKSWKAEAEIDMELFHQNHLIVKVPPYQNQAITSKVCVGIYVVTNAGRSHDVQPFTYTPDPATIDVPVKKELPSPVKTCSFDEQIKDGSLMPLLSLVKREDVTPMEVTSNLQSSGVFKQTGDLCPAQQNSDMTAGHLNKNRVFSSNLSQPAGDPDKGQSPVFTSTEPLSTIQKQDIVAGSSFSVPADSLLQQGSQQFLLETRDGLRQERPGVSSGAVGRLCGEPASQPQQLPLFPPDEVAQLEEAVRQLKAKGYCNLSLQSDNPITKQQQQHIQHQQQIQKQQIQQQQQQQQVMENLQQQLFQSQMQMHCAMFQDASQAKNGELQVSSPGVVTNQGSLFQPDQQQQQQQQQQQQQQQQQQQQQAALFQQANDLLSIQTNFLQQTPSHSSPPMFHNPSTLAETQDPQGALFQKASQEQVQAALFQSTMTVLQSPEQQASSPGLFLAQTSMSNQLSNNSSQQQQQQQQQQQQQQLAFLSALQSSSPEPQSVFQTQISPIQQRSPMEQEQPSQPQHHTQPAQQASLFQSISPHSSTNSLSPGQQQQQQQAGLLFCSNTLSTPDQGSSILFSNQGQMPPLTNNSLVSQEPQNTPLPFSQANMVTVTQQDRPEPMTLGNPAEPPQQAMFQEQQPMQLGNSSNREEQPVGLFMPQSTMASLQGGLAAQELAQSAVFASQNGVSNLQTTTSSPVQQPGSLFQTAVSGSVNQSSQPQQAGLFLFGIQNECGQLMETPGNTLSDQIIAISQSGQNQRESEAHIQSLLSQSLSQSGTVPNTMSASQNMEKIDDLLVSLQEPGSNITRSY; encoded by the exons ATGCCTCTTCTCTGACCATGGAAGGCCCTCGCAGTGCTTTTTCCACCTCTTCCAGCTCCACCATGCATTCCAGTAATCTAACCAATGACCAGAAACCAGTTAAAGCCAGTAATGTTGATCCAGACGACACCAGGAGTACCAAAGTGGTACCAGAGGCTGCTGGAGCAGAACGTGGAAATGGTAACGGCAGGGGCAGCGGCGAGCTAGCAGGAGGAAAAGGTGTAACAACCCAGGAAGGCCCACTGCATCACCCACTGACTCCATCAAAGCGTCGCACCGTACTGAACATCTCGCCACCTCCAGAAGATTTGTTTGATGACAGCCGAATGTCCTGCCAAGATGATGGGACCCAGGATACAGAGCAAAGTAACAGcatctggatggatgaatcTCTGTCCAACTTCAGTGTGACGAGCACGTTGTCTTACAATGACAACACAGAGGTGCCACGGAAGTCCCGCAAACGTACCCCTCGTCAAAGGCCTGGCCCTAAGACGGCGCCGCCAGGGGAGGGCAGCATGGATGTGTTTGATGCAGACAGTGCCAAAGGCCCCCACTTTGTCCTGTCGCAGCTAGGCCCTGACAGCAAGGGAGGACATAAAGGAAG TTCTGATGAACCTCAGACTACTATTCAGAAAGGAGGAACTCTCTCGATGCAGTTCCCACAAAAGAGTGAGGGGAAAGAGTTGAAGATCCTTGTCCAGCCTGAGACCCAGCACCGAGCCCGCTATCTGACTGAAGGCAGCAGAGGATCAGTGAAGGACCGCACTCAGCAGGGCTTCCCTACTGTAAAG TTGGAGGGAGTGAACGAGCCagtggttttgcaggtgttcGTTGGCACCGATGCCGGCCGCGTGAAGCCTCATGGGTTTTACCAAGCCTGCAGGGTTACTGGTCGCAACACCATAGCCTGCAAGGAGATTGATATTGAAGGCACAACTGTTATCGAAGTGTCCCTGGATCCAAGCTCCAACATGGCCCTAGC GGTGGACTGTGTTGGGATCCTGAAGCTTCGCAACGCTGATGTAGAGGCTCGCATTGGGGTGGCCGGATCAAAGAAGAAGAGCACACGCGCTCGGCTCGTGTTTCGGGTCAACATCCCCCGTCCAGATGGTTCAGTGCTTACACTACAGACTCCCTCATCTCCAATCCTGTGTA CCCAGCCAGCAGGAGTGCCTGAAATACTGAAAAAGTCACTGCACAGCTGTTCAGTGAGGGGTGGAGAGGAGGTCTTCATCATTGGAAAAAACTTTCTTAAAGACACCAAAGTCATATTTCACGAGAATGCCTCTG atGAGAAGTCATGGAAGGCAGAGGCTGAAATTGACATGGAGCTTTTTCACCag AATCACCTGATAGTAAAGGTTCCTCCCTACCAGAACCAAGCCATCACATCTAAAGTGTGTGTAGGAATCTACGTGGTGACGAATGCTGGGAGATCCCATGACGTTCAGCCATTTACTTACACTCCAGATCCAG CAACAATCGATGTTCCTGTGAAGAAAGAGTTGCCTTCTCCAGTGAAGACGTGTTCTTTTGATGAGCAAATTAaag ATGGATCCCTGATGCCTTTGTTGTCTTTAGTAAAGAGAGAAGATGTCACTCCAATGGAGGTGACAAGCAACCTTCAGTCTTCAGGAGTATTTAAG CAGACTGGTGATCTGTGCCCAGCCCAGCAGAACTCTGATATGACGGCAGGACatctaaataaaaacagagtatTCTCCAGCAACCTGTCTCAGCCTGCAGGTGATCCTGACAAAGGCCAGTCGCCTGTTTttaccagcactgagcccttaAGCACCATCCAGAAGCAGGACATTGTTGCGGGCAGCTCGTTCTCTGTGCCTGCAGACTCTCTGCTTCAGCAAGGATCACAGCAGTTCCTTTTGGAGACCAGAGATGGCCTCAGGCAGGAGAGGCCAGGTGTCAGTTCTGGAGCTGTGGGAAGGTTGTGTGGGGAACCTGCATCTCAACCGCAGCAGCTGCCACTCTTTCCTCCAGATGAAGTAGCCCAGCTGGAAGAAGCAGTGAGACAACTAAAAGCCAAAGGATACTGTAACTTATCACTTCAATCTGACAACCCTATaaccaaacagcagcagcaacacatcCAGCATCAGCAACAGATCCAAAAACAGCAaattcagcagcagcaacagcagcagcaggttatGGAgaatctgcagcagcagctgtttcaatCACAGATGCAGATGCACTGTGCCATGTTTCAGGATGCATCCCAGGCCAAAAATGGAGAGCTTCAGGTCTCATCACCAGGTGTGGTGACTAACCAGGGATCACTTTTCCAGCCGGAccagcaacagcaacaacaacagcaacaacaacagcaacaacagcagcagcagcagcaacagcaagcAGCTCTTTTTCAGCAGGCAAATGATCTTCTTTCTATCCAGACAAACTTCCTCCAGCAGACCCCATCTCACTCTTCACCCCCGATGTTTCACAATCCCAGCACTCTGGCAGAAACGCAGGATCCACAGGGGGCGCTGTTTCAAAAAGCCTCCCAGGAACAGGTCCAGGCTGCACTCTTCCAAAGCACCATGACAGTGCTACAGTCTCCAGAGCAGCAAGCCTCATCCCCTGGACTCTTCCTCGCCCAGACCTCTATGTCCAATCAGCTTTCAAACAACAGTtcccagcaacagcagcagcaacaacagcagcaacagcagcagcagctggccTTCCTTAGCGCTTTACAATCTTCTTCCCCTGAACCACAGTCAGTATTTCAGACCCAGATCTCCCCCATCCAGCAGAGAAGCCCCATGGAGCAGGAGCAACCATCTCAGCCTCAACACCACACACAGCCAGCCCAGCAGGCCAGCCTGTTTCAGAGCATCTCTCCACATTCATCTACAAATTCACTTTCTCcaggccagcagcagcagcaacagcaggctGGCTTGCTGTTTTGCAGCAACACCCTTTCCACACCAGACCAGGGCTCTAGCATCCTTTTCAGCAACCAAGGCCAAATGCCTCCTTTGACCAACAACAGTCTAGTTTCTCAAGAGCCCCAAAACACCCCTCTGCCCTTTTCTCAAGCCAACATGGTGACGGTAACCCAGCAAGATCGCCCAGAACCCATGACCTTAGGGAACCCTGCTGAACCACCACAGCAAGCCATGTTTCAGGAGCAACAACCTATGCAGCTGGGGAACAGCAGCAACAGAGAGGAGCAGCCTGTGGGTCTCTTCATGCCTCAGTCCACTATGGCCTCTCTGCAGGGGGGTCTGGCCGCTCAGGAGCTTGCACAGTCAGCCGTGTTTGCCTCACAGAATGGCGTGTCAAACCTCCAGACAACTACGTCCTCCCCTGTTCAACAGCCAGGATCTCTgtttcaaacagctgtgagtGGGAGCGTCAATCAATCCAGCCAGCCTCAACAAGCTGGCCTCTTCCTTTTCGGTATCCAGAACG AATGTGGCCAGTTGATGGAAACTCCTGGAAACACGCTGTCAGATCAGATAATAGCAATCAGCCAGTCTGGTCAGAACCAGAGAGAGAGTGAAGCGCACATCCAGTCCCTGCTCAGCCAGTCCCTCTCTCAGTCTGGCACTGTGCCGAACACCATGTCTGCCTCTCAGAACATGGAGAAGATTGACGATCTGCTGGTCAGCCTGCAGGAGCCGGGCAGCAACATAACTCGTTCCTACTAA
- the nfat5b gene encoding nuclear factor of activated T-cells 5 isoform X2: MPSDFISLFSGDLDLNSPRSLYSKESVYDLLPRELQLPSSTQQSPKVMSQKSGGEAGPLPSASLASDASSLTMEGPRSAFSTSSSSTMHSSNLTNDQKPVKASNVDPDDTRSTKVVPEAAGAERGNGNGRGSGELAGGKGVTTQEGPLHHPLTPSKRRTVLNISPPPEDLFDDSRMSCQDDGTQDTEQSNSIWMDESLSNFSVTSTLSYNDNTEVPRKSRKRTPRQRPGPKTAPPGEGSMDVFDADSAKGPHFVLSQLGPDSKGGHKGSSDEPQTTIQKGGTLSMQFPQKSEGKELKILVQPETQHRARYLTEGSRGSVKDRTQQGFPTVKLEGVNEPVVLQVFVGTDAGRVKPHGFYQACRVTGRNTIACKEIDIEGTTVIEVSLDPSSNMALAVDCVGILKLRNADVEARIGVAGSKKKSTRARLVFRVNIPRPDGSVLTLQTPSSPILCTQPAGVPEILKKSLHSCSVRGGEEVFIIGKNFLKDTKVIFHENASDEKSWKAEAEIDMELFHQNHLIVKVPPYQNQAITSKVCVGIYVVTNAGRSHDVQPFTYTPDPATIDVPVKKELPSPVKTCSFDEQIKDGSLMPLLSLVKREDVTPMEVTSNLQSSGVFKTGDLCPAQQNSDMTAGHLNKNRVFSSNLSQPAGDPDKGQSPVFTSTEPLSTIQKQDIVAGSSFSVPADSLLQQGSQQFLLETRDGLRQERPGVSSGAVGRLCGEPASQPQQLPLFPPDEVAQLEEAVRQLKAKGYCNLSLQSDNPITKQQQQHIQHQQQIQKQQIQQQQQQQQVMENLQQQLFQSQMQMHCAMFQDASQAKNGELQVSSPGVVTNQGSLFQPDQQQQQQQQQQQQQQQQQQQQQAALFQQANDLLSIQTNFLQQTPSHSSPPMFHNPSTLAETQDPQGALFQKASQEQVQAALFQSTMTVLQSPEQQASSPGLFLAQTSMSNQLSNNSSQQQQQQQQQQQQQQLAFLSALQSSSPEPQSVFQTQISPIQQRSPMEQEQPSQPQHHTQPAQQASLFQSISPHSSTNSLSPGQQQQQQQAGLLFCSNTLSTPDQGSSILFSNQGQMPPLTNNSLVSQEPQNTPLPFSQANMVTVTQQDRPEPMTLGNPAEPPQQAMFQEQQPMQLGNSSNREEQPVGLFMPQSTMASLQGGLAAQELAQSAVFASQNGVSNLQTTTSSPVQQPGSLFQTAVSGSVNQSSQPQQAGLFLFGIQNECGQLMETPGNTLSDQIIAISQSGQNQRESEAHIQSLLSQSLSQSGTVPNTMSASQNMEKIDDLLVSLQEPGSNITRSY, translated from the exons ATGCCTCTTCTCTGACCATGGAAGGCCCTCGCAGTGCTTTTTCCACCTCTTCCAGCTCCACCATGCATTCCAGTAATCTAACCAATGACCAGAAACCAGTTAAAGCCAGTAATGTTGATCCAGACGACACCAGGAGTACCAAAGTGGTACCAGAGGCTGCTGGAGCAGAACGTGGAAATGGTAACGGCAGGGGCAGCGGCGAGCTAGCAGGAGGAAAAGGTGTAACAACCCAGGAAGGCCCACTGCATCACCCACTGACTCCATCAAAGCGTCGCACCGTACTGAACATCTCGCCACCTCCAGAAGATTTGTTTGATGACAGCCGAATGTCCTGCCAAGATGATGGGACCCAGGATACAGAGCAAAGTAACAGcatctggatggatgaatcTCTGTCCAACTTCAGTGTGACGAGCACGTTGTCTTACAATGACAACACAGAGGTGCCACGGAAGTCCCGCAAACGTACCCCTCGTCAAAGGCCTGGCCCTAAGACGGCGCCGCCAGGGGAGGGCAGCATGGATGTGTTTGATGCAGACAGTGCCAAAGGCCCCCACTTTGTCCTGTCGCAGCTAGGCCCTGACAGCAAGGGAGGACATAAAGGAAG TTCTGATGAACCTCAGACTACTATTCAGAAAGGAGGAACTCTCTCGATGCAGTTCCCACAAAAGAGTGAGGGGAAAGAGTTGAAGATCCTTGTCCAGCCTGAGACCCAGCACCGAGCCCGCTATCTGACTGAAGGCAGCAGAGGATCAGTGAAGGACCGCACTCAGCAGGGCTTCCCTACTGTAAAG TTGGAGGGAGTGAACGAGCCagtggttttgcaggtgttcGTTGGCACCGATGCCGGCCGCGTGAAGCCTCATGGGTTTTACCAAGCCTGCAGGGTTACTGGTCGCAACACCATAGCCTGCAAGGAGATTGATATTGAAGGCACAACTGTTATCGAAGTGTCCCTGGATCCAAGCTCCAACATGGCCCTAGC GGTGGACTGTGTTGGGATCCTGAAGCTTCGCAACGCTGATGTAGAGGCTCGCATTGGGGTGGCCGGATCAAAGAAGAAGAGCACACGCGCTCGGCTCGTGTTTCGGGTCAACATCCCCCGTCCAGATGGTTCAGTGCTTACACTACAGACTCCCTCATCTCCAATCCTGTGTA CCCAGCCAGCAGGAGTGCCTGAAATACTGAAAAAGTCACTGCACAGCTGTTCAGTGAGGGGTGGAGAGGAGGTCTTCATCATTGGAAAAAACTTTCTTAAAGACACCAAAGTCATATTTCACGAGAATGCCTCTG atGAGAAGTCATGGAAGGCAGAGGCTGAAATTGACATGGAGCTTTTTCACCag AATCACCTGATAGTAAAGGTTCCTCCCTACCAGAACCAAGCCATCACATCTAAAGTGTGTGTAGGAATCTACGTGGTGACGAATGCTGGGAGATCCCATGACGTTCAGCCATTTACTTACACTCCAGATCCAG CAACAATCGATGTTCCTGTGAAGAAAGAGTTGCCTTCTCCAGTGAAGACGTGTTCTTTTGATGAGCAAATTAaag ATGGATCCCTGATGCCTTTGTTGTCTTTAGTAAAGAGAGAAGATGTCACTCCAATGGAGGTGACAAGCAACCTTCAGTCTTCAGGAGTATTTAAG ACTGGTGATCTGTGCCCAGCCCAGCAGAACTCTGATATGACGGCAGGACatctaaataaaaacagagtatTCTCCAGCAACCTGTCTCAGCCTGCAGGTGATCCTGACAAAGGCCAGTCGCCTGTTTttaccagcactgagcccttaAGCACCATCCAGAAGCAGGACATTGTTGCGGGCAGCTCGTTCTCTGTGCCTGCAGACTCTCTGCTTCAGCAAGGATCACAGCAGTTCCTTTTGGAGACCAGAGATGGCCTCAGGCAGGAGAGGCCAGGTGTCAGTTCTGGAGCTGTGGGAAGGTTGTGTGGGGAACCTGCATCTCAACCGCAGCAGCTGCCACTCTTTCCTCCAGATGAAGTAGCCCAGCTGGAAGAAGCAGTGAGACAACTAAAAGCCAAAGGATACTGTAACTTATCACTTCAATCTGACAACCCTATaaccaaacagcagcagcaacacatcCAGCATCAGCAACAGATCCAAAAACAGCAaattcagcagcagcaacagcagcagcaggttatGGAgaatctgcagcagcagctgtttcaatCACAGATGCAGATGCACTGTGCCATGTTTCAGGATGCATCCCAGGCCAAAAATGGAGAGCTTCAGGTCTCATCACCAGGTGTGGTGACTAACCAGGGATCACTTTTCCAGCCGGAccagcaacagcaacaacaacagcaacaacaacagcaacaacagcagcagcagcagcaacagcaagcAGCTCTTTTTCAGCAGGCAAATGATCTTCTTTCTATCCAGACAAACTTCCTCCAGCAGACCCCATCTCACTCTTCACCCCCGATGTTTCACAATCCCAGCACTCTGGCAGAAACGCAGGATCCACAGGGGGCGCTGTTTCAAAAAGCCTCCCAGGAACAGGTCCAGGCTGCACTCTTCCAAAGCACCATGACAGTGCTACAGTCTCCAGAGCAGCAAGCCTCATCCCCTGGACTCTTCCTCGCCCAGACCTCTATGTCCAATCAGCTTTCAAACAACAGTtcccagcaacagcagcagcaacaacagcagcaacagcagcagcagctggccTTCCTTAGCGCTTTACAATCTTCTTCCCCTGAACCACAGTCAGTATTTCAGACCCAGATCTCCCCCATCCAGCAGAGAAGCCCCATGGAGCAGGAGCAACCATCTCAGCCTCAACACCACACACAGCCAGCCCAGCAGGCCAGCCTGTTTCAGAGCATCTCTCCACATTCATCTACAAATTCACTTTCTCcaggccagcagcagcagcaacagcaggctGGCTTGCTGTTTTGCAGCAACACCCTTTCCACACCAGACCAGGGCTCTAGCATCCTTTTCAGCAACCAAGGCCAAATGCCTCCTTTGACCAACAACAGTCTAGTTTCTCAAGAGCCCCAAAACACCCCTCTGCCCTTTTCTCAAGCCAACATGGTGACGGTAACCCAGCAAGATCGCCCAGAACCCATGACCTTAGGGAACCCTGCTGAACCACCACAGCAAGCCATGTTTCAGGAGCAACAACCTATGCAGCTGGGGAACAGCAGCAACAGAGAGGAGCAGCCTGTGGGTCTCTTCATGCCTCAGTCCACTATGGCCTCTCTGCAGGGGGGTCTGGCCGCTCAGGAGCTTGCACAGTCAGCCGTGTTTGCCTCACAGAATGGCGTGTCAAACCTCCAGACAACTACGTCCTCCCCTGTTCAACAGCCAGGATCTCTgtttcaaacagctgtgagtGGGAGCGTCAATCAATCCAGCCAGCCTCAACAAGCTGGCCTCTTCCTTTTCGGTATCCAGAACG AATGTGGCCAGTTGATGGAAACTCCTGGAAACACGCTGTCAGATCAGATAATAGCAATCAGCCAGTCTGGTCAGAACCAGAGAGAGAGTGAAGCGCACATCCAGTCCCTGCTCAGCCAGTCCCTCTCTCAGTCTGGCACTGTGCCGAACACCATGTCTGCCTCTCAGAACATGGAGAAGATTGACGATCTGCTGGTCAGCCTGCAGGAGCCGGGCAGCAACATAACTCGTTCCTACTAA